Proteins encoded in a region of the Marmota flaviventris isolate mMarFla1 chromosome 3, mMarFla1.hap1, whole genome shotgun sequence genome:
- the Ptges3 gene encoding prostaglandin E synthase 3 isoform X2 gives MQPASAKWYDRRDYVFIEFCVEDSKDVNVNFEKSKLTFSCLGGSDNFKHLNEIDLFHCIDPNDSKHKRTDRSILCCLRKGESGQSWPRLTKERAKLNWLSVDFNNWKDWEDDSDEDMSNFDRFSEMMNNMGGDEDVDLPEVDGADDREEDS, from the exons AT gcAGCCTGCTTCTGCAAAGTGGTACGATCGAAGGGACTATGTCTTCATTGAATTTTGTGTTGAAGACAGTAAAGATGTTaatgtaaattttgaaaaatccaaACTTACTTTCAG TTGTCTTGGAGGAAGtgataattttaaacatttaaatgaaattgatCTTTTTCACTGTATTGATCCAAAT gattccAAGCATAAAAGAACGGACAGATCAATTTTATGTTGTTTACGAAAAGGAGAGTCTGGCCAATCATGGCCTAGGTTAACAAAAGAAAGGGCAAAG CTTAATTGGCTTAGTGTGGACTTCAATAATTGGAAAGATTGGGAAGATGATTCAGATGAAGACATGTCTAATTTTGATCGTTTCTCTGAG ATGATGAACAACATGGGTGGTGATGAGGATGTAGATTTACCAGAAGTAGATGGAGCAGATGAT AGAGAAGAAGACAGTTGA
- the Ptges3 gene encoding prostaglandin E synthase 3 isoform X1 — protein sequence MQPASAKWYDRRDYVFIEFCVEDSKDVNVNFEKSKLTFSCLGGSDNFKHLNEIDLFHCIDPNDSKHKRTDRSILCCLRKGESGQSWPRLTKERAKLNWLSVDFNNWKDWEDDSDEDMSNFDRFSEMMNNMGGDEDVDLPEVDGADDDSQDSDDEKMPDLE from the exons AT gcAGCCTGCTTCTGCAAAGTGGTACGATCGAAGGGACTATGTCTTCATTGAATTTTGTGTTGAAGACAGTAAAGATGTTaatgtaaattttgaaaaatccaaACTTACTTTCAG TTGTCTTGGAGGAAGtgataattttaaacatttaaatgaaattgatCTTTTTCACTGTATTGATCCAAAT gattccAAGCATAAAAGAACGGACAGATCAATTTTATGTTGTTTACGAAAAGGAGAGTCTGGCCAATCATGGCCTAGGTTAACAAAAGAAAGGGCAAAG CTTAATTGGCTTAGTGTGGACTTCAATAATTGGAAAGATTGGGAAGATGATTCAGATGAAGACATGTCTAATTTTGATCGTTTCTCTGAG ATGATGAACAACATGGGTGGTGATGAGGATGTAGATTTACCAGAAGTAGATGGAGCAGATGAT GATTCACAAGACAGTGATGATGAAA AAATGCCAGATCTGGAGTAA